In Fodinicola acaciae, the following proteins share a genomic window:
- a CDS encoding NAD(P)H-dependent glycerol-3-phosphate dehydrogenase codes for MTQHSAVIGAGSWGTTFAKILAEAGNHVTLWARRPEVADAVNATHRNDEYLPGIGLPATLTATTDAKEAISGAELVVLAVPSQTLRGQLEGWRDWIDEDATLVSLMKGIELGTTLRMSEVIVEVTGVPADRVAVVSGPNLARELADRQPAATVIACADNARAKRLQRATTTPYFRPYTNNDVLGCELGGAVKNVIALACGMAEGMGFGDNTKATLITRGLAETARLGQALGADPLTFAGLAGLGDLVATCSSPLSRNHSFGVRLGKGASLAEATAATRQTAEGVKSCRSVLDLAIKNGVDMPLTEQVVRVCHSGVLPAVAVKQLMGRETKSETA; via the coding sequence GTGACGCAACACAGCGCCGTCATCGGAGCCGGTTCGTGGGGCACGACGTTCGCGAAGATCCTGGCCGAGGCCGGCAACCACGTCACGCTGTGGGCTCGCCGGCCGGAGGTCGCCGATGCGGTCAACGCGACGCACCGTAACGACGAATACCTGCCGGGCATCGGCCTGCCGGCGACGCTCACCGCGACCACCGACGCCAAGGAGGCGATCAGCGGTGCGGAGCTGGTGGTGCTCGCCGTGCCGTCGCAGACGCTGCGCGGCCAGCTGGAAGGCTGGCGCGACTGGATCGACGAGGACGCGACGCTGGTCAGCCTGATGAAGGGCATCGAGCTCGGCACCACCCTGCGGATGAGCGAGGTGATCGTCGAGGTCACCGGCGTGCCGGCCGACCGGGTGGCGGTCGTGTCCGGCCCCAACCTCGCACGTGAGCTCGCCGATCGGCAGCCGGCCGCGACGGTCATCGCCTGTGCCGACAACGCGCGCGCCAAGCGGCTGCAGCGTGCCACCACAACGCCGTATTTTCGCCCGTACACCAACAACGACGTGCTCGGCTGCGAGCTTGGCGGCGCGGTGAAAAACGTCATCGCGCTCGCCTGCGGGATGGCCGAGGGGATGGGTTTCGGCGACAACACCAAGGCGACGCTGATCACCCGCGGACTTGCCGAGACCGCGCGGCTCGGCCAGGCGCTCGGCGCCGACCCGCTCACCTTCGCCGGCCTGGCCGGCCTCGGCGACCTGGTCGCCACCTGCTCGTCGCCGCTGTCCCGCAACCACTCTTTTGGCGTACGGCTTGGCAAAGGTGCCAGCCTCGCGGAGGCGACGGCGGCCACCAGGCAGACCGCGGAAGGCGTCAAGAGCTGCCGCTCGGTGCTCGACCTGGCGATCAAGAACGGCGTCGACATGCCGCTGACCGAGCAGGTCGTACGCGTCTGCCATTCCGGGGTTTTGCCGGCGGTGGCGGTGAAACAGCTGATGGGACGCGAGACGAAGTCGGAGACGGCGTGA